A stretch of the Acidobacteriaceae bacterium genome encodes the following:
- a CDS encoding FAD-containing oxidoreductase — translation MKTFDAIIVGAGQAGPPLAGRLTAAGMSIAFVERKLFGGTCVNTGCTPTKTMIASAYAARMAQRAAEYGVTLGNASIGIDMGAVIARREAIVSGARNGVEASLRNNPRCTVFTGTASFTGPHTMRVGEDEITAKQIFLNVGARAMIPDFPGVRDVPFFDNSSMLAFTGLPRHLVVVGGSYIGIEFGQMYRRFGSEVTIVERAPRLVWHEDEDVSAAIRDILEREGITVRVDAECIHLAPHAEGVLVGTNCNTPPPDIPGSHVLLAVGRTPNTQDLGVDRAGIAVDRRGYIVVDDELRTNVEGVYALGDCNGRGAFTHTAYNDYEIVAANLLDGEARRVSDRIMCYALYSDPPLARIGMSETEVRASGRPALMGTRPMTRVNRAREKGESLGFMKILVDAETKQILGASLLGVGCDEAVHSLLDVMYARAPYTTVTHAMHIHPTVSELLPTVLEDLKPLQ, via the coding sequence ATGAAAACTTTCGACGCGATCATCGTGGGCGCGGGCCAGGCGGGACCGCCGCTGGCGGGGCGGCTTACGGCTGCGGGCATGTCGATCGCGTTCGTCGAGCGCAAGCTGTTTGGCGGGACGTGCGTGAATACGGGCTGCACGCCGACGAAGACGATGATTGCGAGCGCGTATGCGGCGCGGATGGCGCAGAGGGCGGCGGAGTACGGTGTGACGCTCGGTAACGCGTCCATTGGTATCGATATGGGGGCGGTGATCGCGCGGCGCGAGGCGATTGTCTCGGGCGCGCGCAACGGTGTGGAAGCATCGCTGCGGAATAACCCGCGCTGCACGGTGTTTACCGGCACGGCGAGTTTCACCGGACCGCATACGATGCGGGTGGGCGAGGATGAGATCACGGCGAAGCAGATCTTTCTCAATGTCGGTGCTCGCGCTATGATTCCGGATTTTCCGGGTGTGCGCGATGTTCCGTTCTTCGACAACTCGTCGATGCTGGCGTTTACCGGGCTTCCGAGGCATCTGGTGGTGGTGGGCGGGAGCTACATCGGGATTGAGTTTGGGCAGATGTATCGGCGGTTCGGCAGCGAGGTAACGATTGTGGAGCGCGCGCCGCGGCTGGTGTGGCATGAGGACGAGGACGTGTCCGCGGCGATTCGCGACATTCTGGAGCGCGAAGGGATCACGGTTCGCGTCGATGCCGAGTGCATCCATCTGGCGCCGCATGCGGAGGGTGTGCTGGTGGGCACGAACTGCAACACTCCGCCGCCGGATATTCCGGGATCTCATGTGCTGCTGGCGGTGGGGCGCACGCCGAACACGCAGGATCTCGGCGTGGACCGTGCGGGAATTGCGGTGGACAGGCGCGGCTACATTGTCGTGGACGATGAGCTGCGCACGAATGTTGAAGGCGTGTATGCGCTGGGCGATTGCAATGGGCGCGGTGCGTTTACGCATACTGCGTATAACGACTACGAGATTGTCGCGGCGAATTTGCTGGATGGCGAAGCGCGGCGGGTTTCGGATCGAATCATGTGCTATGCGCTGTATTCGGATCCTCCTCTGGCGCGTATTGGAATGAGTGAAACGGAGGTCAGGGCGTCAGGCAGGCCGGCGCTGATGGGCACGCGGCCGATGACTCGCGTGAATCGCGCGCGGGAGAAGGGCGAGAGCCTGGGCTTCATGAAGATTCTTGTTGACGCGGAGACGAAGCAGATTCTCGGCGCCTCGCTGCTGGGCGTAGGTTGCGATGAGGCGGTTCACTCGCTGCTGGACGTG
- a CDS encoding DUF4126 domain-containing protein yields MHVLVAALLLGVIAGLRTFTAPTAVSWAARLGRIPLAGTHLGWVGNIVTACILTLLALAEIFFIDPNPKTPSRKGAQGFGARIVMGGFSGAAIGLSGGSLWLGLLLGVVGAVIGTYGGAAFRGRLAAAFGRDLPAAITEDAIAVVGAFLIVAYLA; encoded by the coding sequence ATGCACGTTCTTGTTGCTGCTCTGCTGCTTGGCGTTATCGCGGGCCTGCGAACTTTCACTGCGCCTACTGCTGTGAGCTGGGCCGCGCGGCTGGGGAGGATTCCGCTTGCCGGAACGCATCTCGGCTGGGTGGGCAATATTGTGACGGCGTGCATTCTGACGCTGCTGGCGCTGGCGGAGATTTTCTTCATCGACCCGAATCCTAAGACGCCCAGCCGTAAAGGGGCGCAGGGGTTCGGAGCGCGCATCGTGATGGGCGGTTTCTCGGGTGCGGCGATCGGTTTGAGCGGGGGATCGTTGTGGCTGGGGCTGCTGCTGGGCGTTGTCGGCGCAGTGATTGGGACGTACGGCGGAGCGGCGTTTCGTGGAAGACTCGCGGCGGCGTTCGGAAGAGATCTTCCTGCGGCGATTACCGAGGACGCGATCGCGGTCGTCGGCGCGTTCCTGATCGTGGCGTATCTCGCATGA
- a CDS encoding TetR/AcrR family transcriptional regulator yields MATAVQPGKTADSTDPRVLRSRQMLMEALLRLLNRKEFDDISIQEITDEATLNRATFYLHYPDKNALLQAMTADRFRSLIARRGLSFTNCDGALRAIALGVCDYLAETAGCPTQLAKMPLERSIIPAVEGMFMEGAERHTAAPGTDPKLLATAAAWAVFGAARLWHQTPDRVPAEEMAATIEALVKPIFLSASER; encoded by the coding sequence ATGGCGACGGCAGTTCAACCCGGCAAGACAGCGGACAGCACAGATCCCCGTGTCCTGCGCAGCCGCCAGATGTTGATGGAGGCGCTGCTCAGGTTATTGAATCGCAAGGAGTTCGACGACATCTCCATCCAGGAGATCACCGATGAGGCGACGTTGAACCGGGCCACGTTTTACCTCCATTACCCGGACAAGAACGCGTTGCTGCAGGCGATGACAGCGGACCGGTTCCGCAGCCTCATTGCGCGACGCGGTCTGTCTTTTACGAACTGCGACGGGGCGCTGCGAGCTATTGCGCTGGGCGTGTGCGACTATCTGGCCGAGACTGCGGGCTGCCCTACGCAACTGGCGAAGATGCCGCTGGAACGTTCGATCATTCCAGCAGTGGAAGGCATGTTCATGGAAGGCGCAGAGAGGCACACAGCGGCGCCTGGAACTGACCCGAAACTGCTGGCGACCGCGGCGGCCTGGGCCGTCTTCGGCGCGGCGCGACTGTGGCACCAGACTCCTGACCGTGTTCCTGCCGAAGAGATGGCTGCCACGATTGAAGCGCTGGTGAAACCGATCTTCCTTAGCGCTTCGGAGCGTTGA
- a CDS encoding NAD(P)H-dependent oxidoreductase, with protein MPKLLHIDSSPLYGRSVSRQLTGAFVTEWESSHPDGTVIDRDLNATPIPPVTVEWVGAAYTPESSRTPQQNQLLALSDTLIDELEQADEYVFGVPMHNFSVPSVLKLWIDQIARVGRTFSYATGTPKGLLTGKKATFIIATGGIYDPQTQMASFNFVEPYLRSVFGFLGVANVTFLTTGGTAALNQGQDREAFLAPHLHAVQTHAQAI; from the coding sequence ATGCCTAAGCTTCTTCATATCGACTCAAGCCCCCTCTACGGTCGATCCGTCTCGCGCCAGCTCACCGGCGCGTTCGTCACCGAATGGGAGTCCTCCCACCCGGACGGCACGGTCATCGACCGCGACCTCAACGCGACCCCCATCCCGCCCGTCACTGTCGAATGGGTGGGCGCGGCCTACACACCCGAGTCTTCCCGCACCCCGCAACAGAACCAACTGCTGGCGCTCTCGGACACGCTGATCGACGAACTGGAGCAGGCGGATGAATACGTGTTCGGCGTGCCCATGCACAACTTCAGCGTGCCCTCCGTTCTGAAGCTCTGGATCGACCAGATCGCCCGCGTGGGCAGAACATTTTCCTATGCGACCGGAACGCCCAAAGGCCTGCTCACCGGCAAGAAGGCCACGTTCATCATCGCGACCGGCGGGATCTACGATCCGCAGACTCAGATGGCCTCGTTCAACTTTGTCGAGCCCTACCTGCGCTCGGTCTTCGGCTTCCTCGGTGTGGCCAACGTGACTTTCCTCACGACAGGCGGCACCGCGGCGCTCAACCAGGGCCAGGACCGCGAGGCATTTCTCGCCCCGCATCTTCACGCCGTTCAAACGCACGCGCAGGCGATCTAA
- a CDS encoding M24 family metallopeptidase, which produces MNLSAIQSALRDQHLDGWLFYDHHHRDPIAYRILGLPADSFVSRRWFYFVPAEGAPRKLVHRIESGKLDTLPGATTQYSSWHELEQNLEDMLDGATNIAMQYSPRNAIMYVAMVDAGTVELIRSFGKDVVSSADLVSLFEAVLTEDQIATHYAAQERLDRVLAAGWKHIADCIRRDDRTNEFEVVTFLKHAMEREGLWTDHGPNVSAGSNSADSHYEPTRERHAPIMHGEFVLIDIWAKLSEPHDTSRGRPGAVWYDITWTGVVNREPTDRERHIFSVVREARDAAITAVEQAYAASRPICGWEADDAARNVVRRASLDEFFTHRTGHNIATELHGNGAHLDNLETHDERLLLPNTCFSVEPGIYFPGEFGIRSEVNMITRPGKAVVTGPRQTELLRI; this is translated from the coding sequence ATGAACCTCTCCGCCATCCAGTCCGCTCTCCGCGATCAGCACCTCGACGGCTGGCTCTTCTACGACCACCACCACCGCGACCCCATCGCCTACCGCATCCTCGGTCTCCCCGCCGACTCCTTCGTCTCGCGCCGCTGGTTCTACTTCGTACCCGCCGAAGGCGCGCCCCGCAAGCTCGTCCACCGCATCGAGTCCGGCAAGCTCGACACCCTCCCCGGCGCCACCACCCAGTACTCCTCCTGGCACGAACTCGAACAAAATCTCGAGGACATGCTCGACGGCGCGACCAACATCGCCATGCAGTACTCGCCGCGCAACGCCATCATGTACGTCGCGATGGTCGACGCCGGAACCGTCGAGCTCATCCGCTCCTTCGGCAAGGATGTCGTCAGCTCCGCCGACCTCGTCAGCCTCTTCGAGGCGGTCCTCACCGAGGACCAGATCGCCACCCATTACGCCGCGCAGGAACGCCTCGATCGCGTCCTCGCCGCCGGCTGGAAGCACATCGCCGACTGCATCCGCCGCGACGACCGCACCAACGAGTTCGAGGTCGTCACGTTCCTCAAGCACGCAATGGAACGCGAAGGCCTCTGGACCGACCACGGCCCCAACGTCTCCGCCGGCTCCAACTCCGCCGACTCCCACTACGAGCCCACGCGCGAGCGCCACGCCCCCATCATGCACGGCGAGTTCGTCCTCATCGACATCTGGGCCAAGCTCTCCGAGCCTCACGACACCAGCCGTGGCCGCCCCGGCGCCGTCTGGTACGACATCACCTGGACCGGCGTCGTCAACCGCGAACCCACCGACCGCGAGCGCCATATCTTCTCGGTCGTTCGTGAAGCCCGCGACGCCGCGATCACCGCAGTCGAGCAGGCCTATGCCGCCAGCCGCCCCATCTGCGGCTGGGAGGCCGACGACGCCGCCCGCAACGTGGTCCGCCGCGCCAGCCTCGATGAATTTTTCACGCACCGCACCGGCCACAACATCGCGACCGAGCTGCACGGCAACGGAGCGCATCTCGACAACCTCGAAACGCACGACGAGCGCCTGCTGTTGCCGAACACCTGCTTCTCCGTCGAGCCCGGCATCTACTTCCCCGGCGAGTTCGGCATACGCAGCGAAGTGAATATGATCACGCGTCCGGGAAAAGCGGTGGTCACCGGCCCGCGCCAGACGGAGCTCCTGCGCATCTGA
- a CDS encoding DUF6677 family protein has product MAADAQQISQRIPGEKSSLPAMVLVAGWLIPGLGHLILGKWIRALLLFISIAGMFLIGLGLQGKIYQPGTGDILDILGFAAQLGLGLLCGLAHWVGWGASSAVNTLADYGTKFIVCAGLLNYIAAVDAHSLANGRKASL; this is encoded by the coding sequence ATGGCTGCAGACGCACAGCAGATTTCCCAGCGCATTCCCGGAGAAAAATCCAGCCTGCCCGCGATGGTTTTGGTCGCTGGCTGGCTTATTCCTGGTCTTGGTCACCTGATCCTCGGCAAGTGGATCCGCGCTCTGCTGCTCTTCATCTCGATTGCCGGTATGTTCCTGATCGGCCTTGGCCTGCAGGGCAAGATCTATCAGCCCGGAACCGGCGACATCCTGGACATCCTCGGCTTCGCCGCACAGCTCGGCCTCGGTCTACTCTGCGGTCTAGCGCACTGGGTTGGCTGGGGCGCTAGTTCGGCCGTGAACACGCTTGCGGATTACGGAACGAAGTTCATCGTCTGCGCCGGTCTGCTGAACTACATCGCAGCCGTCGATGCACACTCGCTCGCCAACGGACGAAAGGCATCTCTGTGA
- a CDS encoding type II secretion system protein, protein MTTRTHLDLRHQKDSNSEAGFMLVFAIFLVALVFIALAVAAPVVAKDLQREKELESEHRAEQYVRAIRLFYNKNKTYPPSIDALESTNNVRYLRKQYIDPLTGKNDWRIIHVGENKTTVKGFFGQPLGGLNTTGAGSLGSASSMASGGMGSNTAGSASSTVSGGSPLSAGFSGATIGGSTSGSSTSGASSSTTSSSGSGGIGQIMGVGTSKTGQSILNPNGQSTYETWEFIYDPRIELLYKQANILGGGSSVNSTSPSSLGSPAGTTGQPNTQGGSSATPPAPTAPQ, encoded by the coding sequence ATGACCACCCGCACCCATCTCGATCTGCGACACCAGAAAGACTCCAACTCGGAAGCCGGTTTCATGCTGGTCTTCGCGATCTTTCTCGTCGCGCTCGTGTTCATCGCGCTTGCTGTCGCTGCGCCCGTAGTTGCGAAAGACCTCCAGCGCGAGAAAGAGCTTGAGAGCGAGCATCGCGCGGAGCAATATGTCCGCGCAATCCGGCTGTTCTACAACAAGAACAAGACCTATCCGCCCTCCATTGACGCACTCGAGAGCACCAACAACGTGCGCTATCTGCGCAAGCAATACATCGATCCCCTTACTGGCAAGAACGACTGGCGCATCATTCATGTCGGCGAGAACAAGACGACGGTTAAGGGCTTCTTCGGCCAACCGCTCGGCGGGCTGAACACGACCGGCGCAGGCAGCCTGGGTTCTGCATCTTCGATGGCCAGCGGCGGAATGGGATCAAACACCGCCGGATCGGCGAGCAGCACAGTTAGCGGAGGATCTCCGCTCTCGGCTGGCTTCTCCGGCGCGACGATTGGCGGATCGACCTCAGGTTCTTCAACGAGCGGGGCATCCAGCTCCACAACTTCGTCCAGCGGGTCGGGTGGGATTGGTCAGATCATGGGTGTCGGTACGTCCAAGACCGGCCAGAGCATCCTGAATCCGAACGGGCAGAGCACATATGAGACCTGGGAGTTTATTTACGATCCCAGGATCGAATTGCTTTATAAACAGGCGAACATTCTCGGCGGTGGCTCCAGCGTAAACTCGACGTCTCCGTCGAGTCTCGGATCACCGGCCGGCACAACGGGGCAGCCGAATACGCAGGGCGGGTCGAGCGCGACGCCACCGGCTCCCACGGCACCGCAGTAA
- a CDS encoding PilN domain-containing protein, giving the protein MRISINLATRPFVELRPLFLRLRILMALLAIIAIGLGFWAHTLQKRLDRASAQMDNLRNQTIGAQQERLQNERRMREPANAAVLDRAHFLNSLFLAKSFSWTAVMMDLENVLPTGVQVTSIEPQVTQTGDVIIRLRVSGERDRAVQLVRNLEHSRRFLQPRLSGEASQAKSTTAQRPGTFQPQTNLPGAAPGVEFDILANYNPLPEGEPYTKPTSAKQENAAQSFARGGTR; this is encoded by the coding sequence ATGCGCATCTCCATCAATCTCGCCACACGCCCCTTCGTCGAGCTCCGCCCGCTCTTTCTGCGGCTCCGCATTCTCATGGCGCTGCTCGCAATCATTGCCATTGGGCTCGGCTTCTGGGCGCACACACTGCAGAAGCGGCTCGATCGCGCCAGCGCGCAGATGGACAATCTGCGCAACCAGACGATCGGCGCGCAGCAGGAACGCCTGCAGAATGAACGACGCATGCGTGAGCCCGCGAACGCCGCTGTGCTCGATCGCGCACACTTCCTCAACTCGCTCTTCCTTGCGAAAAGCTTTTCCTGGACCGCCGTGATGATGGACCTCGAGAATGTGCTGCCGACAGGCGTGCAGGTCACTTCGATCGAGCCGCAGGTCACGCAGACCGGCGACGTCATCATTCGCCTGCGCGTGTCCGGCGAGCGCGACCGCGCCGTGCAGCTTGTGCGCAACCTCGAGCACTCACGCCGCTTCCTCCAGCCGCGTCTCAGCGGTGAAGCGTCCCAGGCCAAGAGCACAACCGCCCAGCGCCCCGGAACCTTCCAGCCGCAGACGAACCTGCCGGGCGCGGCTCCCGGCGTCGAGTTTGACATCCTCGCCAACTACAATCCGTTGCCCGAGGGCGAGCCGTACACCAAGCCAACATCCGCGAAGCAGGAAAACGCTGCGCAGTCATTCGCACGAGGAGGTACACGATGA
- a CDS encoding GspE/PulE family protein, whose protein sequence is MATPVATPLPNDSLTEAERAERLARRYHAEFVDLKNFKIQHELFKSVPVDMMFRYNFVPLEQSTDGRLAIAVADPSRLMVLDEIAGLLGTRIVTRVATLSQITDLLKKTEQSQRVLDEATEGLAFDVLTGEDTTDENISIEKLAGDDDISPIIRLVDTTIFTALERRASDIHLETYDDSLLVKYRIDGVLQQAMAPIAREHHQTILSRIKVMSELDIAERRVPQDGRFRVRYKGRLIDFRVSIMPTVHGENAVLRVLDKESMSEKFHNLSLDVVGFADEDLRRFRRYIKEPYGMVLVTGPTGSGKTTTLYAALNEIKSEEDKIITIEDPVEYQIRGITQIPVNEKKGLTFARGLRSILRHDPDKILVGEIRDAETAQIAINSALTGHLVFTTVHANNVVDVLGRFLNMGVEPYNFVSALNCILAQRLVRTICDFCRREVTYSDAELELNGLDPAEWRGFRFQEGSGCIECGGTGYRGRSAIHELLELDDEIREMLLEKRPGSEIRKKAREKGMNFLRDSALERVRAGITTLREINKVTFIETGR, encoded by the coding sequence ATGGCCACCCCCGTAGCAACCCCACTCCCCAACGACTCGCTCACAGAAGCCGAGCGCGCCGAACGTCTCGCGCGCCGCTATCACGCCGAGTTCGTCGATCTGAAGAACTTCAAGATCCAGCACGAGCTCTTCAAGTCCGTGCCCGTGGACATGATGTTCCGCTACAACTTCGTTCCGCTCGAGCAGTCCACCGACGGCCGCCTCGCCATTGCCGTCGCCGACCCCTCGCGCCTCATGGTGCTGGACGAGATCGCCGGCCTGCTCGGCACGCGCATCGTCACGCGCGTCGCCACGCTGTCCCAGATCACCGACCTCCTCAAGAAGACCGAGCAGTCGCAGCGCGTGCTCGACGAAGCCACCGAAGGCCTCGCCTTTGACGTCCTCACAGGAGAGGACACCACCGACGAGAACATCTCCATTGAAAAGCTTGCGGGCGACGACGACATCTCGCCGATCATCCGCCTCGTCGACACCACCATCTTCACCGCGCTCGAGCGCCGCGCCTCCGACATCCATCTCGAAACCTACGACGACTCGCTGCTCGTCAAGTACCGCATCGACGGCGTGCTCCAACAGGCCATGGCGCCCATCGCGCGCGAGCATCACCAGACCATCCTCTCGCGCATCAAGGTCATGTCCGAGCTGGACATCGCCGAGCGCCGCGTGCCACAGGACGGCCGCTTCCGCGTGCGCTACAAGGGCCGCCTCATCGACTTCCGCGTCTCCATCATGCCGACCGTGCACGGCGAAAACGCCGTGCTCCGCGTGCTCGATAAGGAGTCGATGTCCGAGAAGTTCCACAACCTCTCGCTCGACGTCGTCGGCTTTGCGGACGAAGACCTCCGCCGCTTCCGCCGCTACATCAAGGAACCCTACGGCATGGTGCTCGTCACCGGCCCCACCGGCTCCGGCAAAACCACCACGCTCTACGCCGCGCTGAACGAGATCAAATCCGAAGAAGACAAGATCATCACCATCGAAGATCCCGTCGAGTACCAGATTCGCGGCATCACCCAGATCCCCGTCAACGAGAAGAAGGGCCTGACCTTCGCGCGCGGCCTGCGCAGCATCCTCCGCCACGACCCCGATAAGATCCTCGTCGGCGAGATCCGCGACGCCGAAACCGCGCAGATCGCCATCAACTCCGCGCTCACCGGCCACCTTGTCTTCACCACCGTCCACGCCAACAACGTCGTTGACGTCCTCGGCCGCTTCCTGAACATGGGCGTCGAACCCTACAACTTCGTCTCCGCGCTCAACTGCATCCTCGCTCAGCGCCTTGTCCGCACCATCTGCGACTTCTGCCGCCGCGAAGTCACCTACTCCGACGCCGAGCTCGAGCTCAACGGCCTCGACCCCGCCGAGTGGCGCGGCTTCCGCTTCCAGGAAGGCTCCGGCTGCATCGAGTGCGGCGGCACCGGCTACCGCGGCCGCTCCGCCATCCACGAACTCCTCGAGCTCGACGACGAGATACGCGAGATGCTCCTCGAAAAGCGCCCAGGCTCCGAAATCCGCAAAAAGGCCCGCGAAAAGGGCATGAACTTCCTGCGCGACTCCGCCCTCGAGCGCGTCCGCGCCGGCATTACCACCCTGCGCGAGATCAACAAGGTAACCTTCATTGAAACAGGACGTTAG
- a CDS encoding type II secretion system F family protein, whose translation MTEFTIRLADERGRIQEQTHAAATAEELRSRFTQAGYLVYSVKPRSGFAGSGQRKVKLEPFLIYNQQFLTLIRAGLPILSSLELLAKRQKNPVFRAQLEDVAARVKTGESISTAFEAQGGFPLVYTVTLLAGERSGNLEEVLQRYLDFQRVSLTFRKKLKSSLIYPSFLVIMVISLFIFLITFVVPRFAQLYDQLGTKLPSLTLFLLTLGKNAQHYGIYFGLLLALIIYLVVRWTKTDSGANFVDRVRIGTPGLGNVWLKYQVGLFSRTLATLLTGGLPLVPSLETAARSIESRQISKAVYTSVETVREGQGLATSLEETGVFPELSVEMIEVGESTGALPAMLNSVAEFFEEDVQTQLNAIMSLIEPLILIVMGVVVVIILIALYMPIFSLGNIGG comes from the coding sequence ATGACAGAGTTCACAATCCGCCTTGCCGACGAACGCGGCCGAATCCAGGAGCAGACCCACGCCGCCGCAACCGCGGAAGAGCTCCGCTCGCGCTTCACGCAGGCGGGCTATCTGGTCTACTCCGTCAAGCCGCGCTCCGGTTTTGCCGGTAGCGGTCAGCGCAAGGTCAAACTCGAACCCTTCCTCATCTACAACCAGCAGTTCCTTACGCTTATCCGGGCCGGCCTGCCCATCCTCAGCTCGCTGGAGCTGCTGGCGAAGCGCCAGAAGAACCCTGTCTTCCGCGCCCAGCTCGAGGACGTGGCCGCGCGCGTCAAGACCGGCGAATCCATCTCCACCGCGTTCGAAGCGCAAGGCGGTTTCCCGCTCGTCTACACGGTCACGCTGCTCGCCGGCGAGCGCTCCGGAAACCTCGAAGAGGTCCTGCAGCGTTATCTCGATTTCCAGCGCGTGTCACTCACCTTCCGCAAGAAGCTGAAATCATCACTCATCTACCCGAGCTTCCTTGTCATCATGGTGATCAGCCTCTTCATCTTCCTGATCACCTTCGTTGTCCCACGCTTCGCGCAGCTCTACGATCAGCTCGGAACAAAGCTTCCCAGCCTCACGCTCTTCCTGCTGACCCTGGGCAAGAACGCGCAGCATTACGGCATTTACTTCGGTCTTCTGCTCGCGCTCATCATTTATCTCGTCGTCCGCTGGACCAAAACCGACTCCGGCGCGAACTTTGTCGACCGCGTGCGCATTGGCACCCCGGGGCTGGGCAACGTCTGGCTCAAGTACCAGGTCGGCCTCTTCTCGCGCACGTTAGCGACGCTGCTCACCGGCGGTCTCCCATTGGTTCCCAGCCTCGAAACGGCTGCCCGCTCCATCGAATCCCGCCAGATCTCGAAGGCCGTCTACACGTCGGTGGAAACCGTTCGCGAAGGCCAGGGCCTCGCCACCAGCCTCGAAGAGACCGGCGTGTTCCCTGAACTCTCCGTCGAGATGATCGAGGTCGGCGAGTCCACCGGCGCGCTGCCCGCGATGCTCAACTCCGTCGCGGAGTTCTTCGAAGAGGACGTGCAGACGCAGCTCAACGCCATCATGAGCCTTATCGAACCCCTGATCCTCATCGTCATGGGCGTCGTCGTCGTCATCATTTTGATCGCGCTCTACATGCCGATCTTCAGTCTGGGCAATATCGGCGGCTAG
- a CDS encoding iron-sulfur cluster assembly accessory protein, whose protein sequence is MSTAANPVAEVVTGAPEAPRSNPVNLTPSAIAKVREIMATQDPIPAGLRIGVVGGGCSGFQYSMSFENQAGMMDKIVKFDDLKVFVDATSAMYLNGCTVDYVETLEAAGFKFENPQVKSTCGCGSSFSV, encoded by the coding sequence ATGTCCACCGCCGCGAACCCTGTTGCCGAGGTCGTCACCGGCGCCCCTGAGGCGCCCCGCAGCAATCCAGTCAACTTGACCCCATCTGCTATCGCCAAGGTCAGGGAGATTATGGCGACCCAGGATCCAATTCCGGCCGGTCTGCGCATCGGCGTGGTCGGCGGCGGATGCTCCGGCTTCCAGTACTCCATGAGCTTCGAAAACCAGGCCGGCATGATGGACAAGATCGTTAAGTTCGACGACCTCAAGGTCTTCGTCGACGCCACCAGCGCCATGTACCTCAACGGCTGCACGGTCGACTACGTCGAGACCTTGGAAGCGGCGGGATTCAAGTTCGAAAATCCCCAGGTGAAGTCCACCTGCGGCTGTGGCTCCAGCTTCAGCGTCTAA
- a CDS encoding prephenate dehydratase domain-containing protein: MSNQTTRRAETTPQQQAQARSDYRVAIQGERGSNSHMAALELAPDCEVLPCTASSDTFAALLDRRADCIVLPIENSLHGSVAEHYDLLLTNPVRIHAEGLLQIRHNLIAAPGVELSAIRTVLSHPVALNQCRKFLAGFTQARALPFYDTAGSVKHIIENSLRDTAGLAPELAAQEYGGNVLVRGVEDHAQNFTRFHVIRRSDDAAPPAAELDKLSVAFALEHRPGTLVKALQALAAAGVNLTRIESRPVPGQPWEYVFFVEFRFTSAGMAEAALNALRPEARMVRELGRYKAAASAA, translated from the coding sequence CTGAGTAACCAGACGACACGTCGTGCCGAGACAACTCCGCAGCAGCAAGCACAGGCGCGCTCCGATTACCGCGTCGCCATCCAGGGAGAACGCGGGTCGAACAGCCACATGGCTGCTCTGGAACTCGCTCCCGACTGCGAGGTCCTGCCGTGCACCGCTTCGTCCGATACATTTGCCGCGTTGCTCGACCGCCGCGCGGATTGCATCGTGCTCCCGATCGAAAACAGCCTGCATGGCTCCGTCGCCGAGCACTACGATCTGCTGCTCACCAACCCTGTCCGCATCCACGCCGAAGGCCTGCTCCAGATTCGCCACAACCTTATCGCCGCCCCGGGCGTGGAGCTCTCCGCGATCCGCACGGTTCTGTCGCATCCCGTCGCACTGAATCAGTGCCGCAAATTTCTCGCTGGCTTCACACAAGCCCGCGCGCTTCCGTTCTATGACACTGCCGGAAGCGTCAAGCACATCATCGAGAACTCACTGCGCGACACAGCCGGGCTCGCCCCCGAACTGGCGGCACAGGAGTACGGCGGAAACGTGCTCGTGCGCGGCGTCGAAGACCACGCGCAAAACTTCACCCGATTCCATGTCATTCGCCGTTCGGACGATGCTGCACCGCCTGCAGCCGAACTGGACAAGCTCAGCGTCGCCTTCGCGCTGGAGCATCGTCCCGGAACACTTGTCAAAGCCCTGCAGGCTCTCGCCGCGGCCGGCGTCAATCTCACCCGCATCGAATCCCGCCCGGTGCCCGGCCAGCCATGGGAGTACGTCTTCTTCGTCGAGTTCCGCTTCACCAGCGCCGGAATGGCCGAAGCCGCATTGAACGCGCTGCGCCCTGAAGCGCGAATGGTCCGCGAGCTTGGCAGATACAAGGCAGCCGCTTCCGCAGCCTGA
- a CDS encoding lmo0937 family membrane protein: MLWTITIILVILWIVGMVSSYTLGGWIHLLLVLAIIVLIFNLLSGRRGI, translated from the coding sequence ATGCTTTGGACGATCACCATCATTCTTGTCATTCTTTGGATTGTGGGTATGGTAAGCAGCTACACGTTGGGCGGATGGATTCATCTGCTACTGGTTCTCGCAATCATCGTTCTCATCTTCAATCTTCTCTCTGGTCGCCGAGGCATCTAA